CGTTTTCTTCTCCCGACCTGGTGCATTGGATCAAGCATCCGCATGTGCTGGATGTGAAGAACGTGCCGTGGGCGGCGTATGCGGTTTGGGCTCCCTCCGTGATCGAGCTGAAGGGGAAGTACTATCTGTTCTTTGGCGCGAACGATATTCAGAAGGATGAGACTACGGCTGGTGGGATCGGGGTGGCGGTCAGCGATTCGCCCGGTGGTCCGTTTGTGGATGCGATTGGAAAGCCTTTGATTGGTGCGTTTTATAACGGTGCTCAGCCGATCGATCCGTTTGTGTACCAGGATGATGATGGCAGGATCTACCTGTACTACGGTGGGCAGGGGCACTGCAATGTGGTGGGGTTGACGGCGGATCTGAAGGCGGTGACACCGCTTCCTGATGGCGAACTCTATAAGGAGATTACGCCGGCCGAGTATGTCGAAGGGCCGTTTCTGATCAAGCGGAATGGTGTGTATTACTTCATGTGGTCGGAGGGGGACTGGGGCGATTCAAGCTATGGCGTTGCGTATGCGCGGAGCAGCAGTCCGATAGGGCCGTTTACGCGGGTGGGCAAGATTCTGCAGACGGATGCGCGTGTGGCGAATGGGCCGGGGCATCACTCGGTGATCCATCTTCCGGGGACCGATGAGTGGTACATCGTCTATCATCGTCATCCGCTGGGGAATACGGAGCCGAATCAGCGTTTGATGGCGATCGACCGGATGTACTTTGACAAGGACGGGAAGATCGTTCCGGTGAAGATGACGGCGAAGGGTGTGGCGGCAAGACGGCTGGGTGGAGATTCACAGGCTCGATAAGCGGGAGTGTGGCGGCTTGCTTCCGAGGGCCCGAGGGTGATCTTCTATAGAGCGTGACTATTTCTAAGAACTCCCAGAACGCCCTTTCCGAGAACCAGCCTGCTGCACTGCTGCCGATTCAGACCATCGTCAAAAAACTAGCGCTGCCTGAGCAGTATGTGGAGCAGCTTGGGCCTTATGGGGCCAAGGTCAAGCTTGGGCTGCTGGAGGATGTGGCGCTGCCGCGGCGCGGGAAGATGATCCTGGTGACGGCGACGACGCCGACGACCTCCGGCGAGGGTAAGACGGTTACGGCGATTGGGCTGACGCAGGGGTTGGAGCGGATCGGCAAGAGCGTGGTGATTACGTCGCGCGAGCCTTCGCTGGGACCGGTGTTCGGGATGAAGGGCGGCGCGGCGGGCGGTGGGCGTGCTCGCGTGGAGCCTGCGGACAAGATCAACCTGCACTTCCACGGCGACTTCCATGCGATTACGAGCGCGCACAATCTGCTGGCGGCGCTGATCGACACG
This region of Granulicella tundricola MP5ACTX9 genomic DNA includes:
- a CDS encoding glycoside hydrolase family 43 protein, producing MQFAGLAWGQAPTGLGEQGWYADPEAHVFAGEYWIYPTYSDPAPLPVGASQFTELQQARRDEKGLRKAYLQQTFMDAFSSPDLVHWIKHPHVLDVKNVPWAAYAVWAPSVIELKGKYYLFFGANDIQKDETTAGGIGVAVSDSPGGPFVDAIGKPLIGAFYNGAQPIDPFVYQDDDGRIYLYYGGQGHCNVVGLTADLKAVTPLPDGELYKEITPAEYVEGPFLIKRNGVYYFMWSEGDWGDSSYGVAYARSSSPIGPFTRVGKILQTDARVANGPGHHSVIHLPGTDEWYIVYHRHPLGNTEPNQRLMAIDRMYFDKDGKIVPVKMTAKGVAARRLGGDSQAR